In Acidobacteriota bacterium, one genomic interval encodes:
- the nusA gene encoding transcription termination factor NusA: MANEILQAIEHLSRDKGIEVNVIISAVEDAIVAAAKKFFRSEEPMSSRFDRESGILEVFAVKTVVEKVENPLAEITLEEAKKISPDAEIGSMLEFPKSISSFGRIAAQAAKQVIFQKVKEAERENIYQEYSKRIGEIINGTVKRFEHGDIIIDIGKTEALLPKSHQSKAEHYNQGDRIRAVIIDVDRMGKTSAQVIVSRTDELLIRKLFEMEVPEIYDGTVQIKSVSREPGERTKIAVKSKDKDIDPIGACVGMKGTRVQSIIRELRGEKIDIIHWNDDPVVLVTNALSPASINKVTMKNPSEKVMEVIVSDDQLSLTIGKKGQNVRLASALVGWKLDIKSESEKKAEIEVEMDRIARATKEIKSIKGIGSKITSSLLEHGFRNLEELRDASMARLTAIPGIGEKTALRIHDAVAVAIKERELKAKEEEEEAADEQSVASEEEE; encoded by the coding sequence ATGGCTAACGAAATTCTACAGGCAATCGAACATCTCAGCCGTGACAAGGGGATTGAGGTAAATGTCATCATCAGCGCGGTTGAAGACGCAATCGTTGCAGCAGCTAAAAAATTCTTTAGATCCGAGGAGCCGATGAGTTCCAGGTTCGATCGGGAGTCAGGGATCCTGGAAGTCTTTGCAGTGAAGACAGTGGTGGAGAAGGTCGAAAATCCGCTGGCAGAGATCACTCTCGAAGAAGCGAAGAAGATCAGTCCTGATGCAGAAATAGGCTCCATGCTCGAATTCCCGAAGTCAATTTCCAGCTTTGGACGGATCGCCGCTCAGGCAGCCAAACAGGTCATCTTTCAGAAAGTGAAGGAAGCTGAGCGGGAGAACATCTATCAGGAATACAGCAAACGGATCGGCGAGATCATCAACGGGACCGTTAAGAGGTTCGAGCATGGCGACATCATCATCGATATAGGAAAGACGGAGGCGCTCCTCCCCAAGAGCCACCAGTCAAAGGCGGAACATTACAATCAGGGAGACAGGATCAGAGCGGTCATCATCGACGTCGACAGAATGGGAAAGACCAGTGCTCAGGTCATCGTCTCGAGAACGGATGAGTTGCTCATCAGAAAACTATTCGAGATGGAAGTTCCGGAGATATATGACGGAACGGTCCAGATCAAGAGTGTTTCAAGAGAGCCGGGTGAACGGACTAAGATCGCCGTCAAATCCAAGGATAAGGACATCGATCCCATAGGTGCATGCGTCGGGATGAAGGGAACGAGGGTCCAGTCCATCATCAGGGAGCTTCGCGGGGAGAAGATTGACATCATCCATTGGAACGACGATCCGGTCGTTCTCGTGACCAATGCCCTGAGCCCGGCCAGCATCAATAAAGTCACGATGAAAAATCCGTCTGAGAAGGTGATGGAAGTGATCGTCAGCGATGACCAGCTCTCCCTGACTATCGGAAAGAAAGGACAGAACGTGAGATTGGCCTCTGCCCTCGTTGGGTGGAAGCTCGACATTAAGAGCGAATCCGAGAAGAAGGCGGAGATCGAAGTCGAAATGGATCGCATCGCCAGAGCCACAAAGGAGATCAAGAGCATCAAGGGGATCGGTTCCAAGATCACATCCTCCCTTCTGGAGCACGGTTTCCGGAATCTTGAGGAACTGAGAGATGCTTCCATGGCAAGACTTACGGCCATCCCGGGTATAGGCGAAAAAACTGCGCTAAGAATCCATGATGCGGTGGCTGTCGCCATCAAAGAAAGAGAACTGAAAGCAAAGGAAGAGGAAGAAGAGGCTGCCGATGAGCAAAGCGTGGCCTCTGAAGAGGAGG